From one Lotus japonicus ecotype B-129 chromosome 3, LjGifu_v1.2 genomic stretch:
- the LOC130709563 gene encoding pentatricopeptide repeat-containing protein At4g21880, mitochondrial-like isoform X1 encodes MQMRYSYLRNLCTGLRSRLAINRGTSNPQSSSSSRLHEISTLSSLKLERPSDSGESSDAVFKQISSIFYGGQSLEGPDGANESERVQNMSWLSNVSQNNILLRRRDHARERKRKFEFEFAQESRFQKLIKICALKLGTEAAIELFGKVGRVPGLKGYNALVEICIDKARGADDEDIAIEEMGKVFQLFKSMTEQGLKLEEQTYRPLLLYVIDMHMVEEFQFFCHVIKEENPSSVTRLGYYELMLWLRVNNEEKIQGIYNYIAENDGQDPSNLRESYLLALCESDRKEKILELLEIIDIKKLSSAESVAKIFQALGRLLLEPVAEKLLLDFKTSNYEADNITNFIASYAVSIPNLLVEDVITKFKDLHQMLEISPSSSSYEKLILHSCALFKVHVALDIVDEMCEAGLALSTEVLHSILQICDETSEYNLVHRVFSTIRHYNLESNDETFRRMIDLFMKMKDFEGAYKMLDDLKGMNMVPTTGMYNAIMAECFRERNISDGVRVFEQMQCADIKPDSQTYSHLISNSETEEDIVKYYEELKHSGMRATKQIFTALINAYASCGQLEKAKQVIVDPLIPMRSLNQIKSVLVSVLASHGQLFEAFLIYDEIKQAGHTLEPKDVMSLIEHIRSDGELDRLLLLLEELKGTDHWNDACCRIILYCIWNEHLSSAIDLCKLLKEKLESDEKFMEVLFDKVFSLIERSDPNHLNTCLNLLSEIRDKIGTLPSQKCYDSLFCAPADAIDSE; translated from the exons ATGCAAATGCGCTACTCCTACCTTAGAAATCTATGCACTGGGTTACGTTCACGTTTAGCCATTAACCGCGGTACTTCCAACcctcaatcttcttcttcttccagactCCATGAAATCTCTACGCTCTCAAGTCTCAAGCTTGAGCGACCCTCTGATTCAG GCGAGTCATCAGATGCGGTGTTTAAGCAGATTTCATCTATTTTCTACG GCGGTCAGTCGCTCGAGGGACCTGATGGTGCCAATGAGTCTGAAAGAGTGCAAAATATGTCATGGTTGTCAAATGTATCTCAGAACAATATATTGTTGCGGCGGAGAGACCATGCTCgtgaaaggaaaagaaaatttgagtttgaatTTGCACAAGAAAGCCGTTTTCAGAAGTTAATTAAAATATGTGCTTTGAAACTAGGAACAGAGGCTGCTATTGAGTTGTTTGGTAAAGTGGGACGAGTACCGGGCTTGAAAGGATACAATGCATTGGTAGAAATATGCATAGACAAGGCTAGGGGAGCTGATGATGAAGACATTGCAATAGAAGAAATGGGCAaggtttttcaactttttaaatCAATGACGGAACAAGGTTTAAAGCTAGAGGAGCAAACATATCGCCCACTTCTTTTGTATGTAATTGACATGCATATGGTTGAAGAGTTTCAATTTTTCTGCCATGTTATCAAAGAAGAGAATCCCAGTTCTGTTACAAGACTGGGTTACTATGAATTGATGCTGTGGTTAAGAGTTAATAATGAAGAAAAGATTCAGGGTATCTATAACTATATTGCAGAGAATGATGGTCAGGACCCTTCTAATTTGCGAG AAAGCTATTTGTTGGCCCTTTGTGAGAGTGACCGGAAGGAGAAGATTTTGGAACTGTTGGAAATCATAGACATAAAAAAGCTTTCATCTGCCGAATCTGTAGCAAAGATATTTCAGGCATTAGGAAGGCTACTATTGGAACCGGTTGCGGAGAAGCTCCTTTTGGACTTCAAAACTAGTA ATTATGAAGCCGATAATATTACAAACTTCATTGCTAGTTATGCTGTTAGCATTCCAAATTTATTG gTTGAGGATGTCATAACAAAATTCAAGGATTTACACCAAATGCTAGAaatttcaccttcttcctcGTCATACGAGAAGCTCATTTTACATAGCTGTGCATTGTTCAAG GTGCATGTCGCTCTCGATATAGTTGATGAAATGTGTGAAGCCGGCTTGGCATTATCAACTGAGGTGTTACACTCCATATTACAAATTTGTGATGAAACATCTGAATATAATTTG GTCCATCGGGTCTTCTCTACCATACGTCACTACAATCTGGAATCAAATGATGAAACGTTCAGACGTATGATAGATTTGTtcatgaagatgaaagat TTTGAAGGTGCATACAAGATGCTTGATGATTTGAAGGGAATGAATATGGTGCCGACAACAGGCATGTACAATGCCATAATGGCAGAATGTTTTCGAGAG AGAAACATTAGTGATGGGGTGAGGGTCTTTGAACAAATGCAATGTGCTGATATAAAACCTGATTCACAGACTTACAGCCATCTGATTTCCAACTCTGAAACTGAAGAAGATATAGTAAAG TATTATGAAGAACTGAAGCATTCTGGAATGAGAGCTACAAAGCAAATTTTCACGGCACTCATAAATGCTTACGCTTCGTGTGGACAGTTGGAGAAAGCAAAACAG GTAATCGTAGACCCATTGATACCAATGAGAAGCTTGAACCAAATCAAGAGTGTTCTTGTCTCAGTTCTTGCATCACATGGGCAATTGTTTGAGGCTTTTCTTATTTACGATGAAATCAAGCAAGCTGGACACACTCTAGAGCCAAAAGATGTTATGAGTCTCATT GAGCACATTCGTTCCGACGGAGAGTTGGATAGGTTGCTACTGCTACTTGAGGAATTGAAAGGTACAGACCATTGGAATGATGCTTGCTGCAGAATCATCTTGTACTGTATTTGGAATGAACATTTAAG TTCTGCTATTGACTTGTGTAAGCTCCTCAAGGAAAAGCTCGAAAGTGATGAAAAATTTATGGAGGTTCTCTTTGATAAG GTATTTTCGCTAATTGAACGGTCAGATCCGAATCATCTGAACACTTGTCTCAATTTGCTTTCAGAAATCAGGGATAAAATTGGCACTTTGCCTTCACAGAAATGTTATGATTCTCTATTTTGTGCTCCTGCTGACGCCATTGATTCTGAATGA
- the LOC130709564 gene encoding protein CHLORORESPIRATORY REDUCTION 41, chloroplastic-like, which translates to MASTFLSYPALPHLPNLYPAKTSPSPSELFSINTHPRKHFSIRCTASNATPPEPELQTPDPTTRTVNSPETFPIEKRRRSEIIRERSSRTGLVQSEPPNFEIGWKRTKEISHEKPIGYVIADFLEKLETLMGKEFGSAELLAKVGEVVAERAREEAEVLRDEGKVEERMVTELFRVLKLMEMDLAMVKAAVKDETLNERLQQAKARCRQAILVAYSF; encoded by the coding sequence ATGGCTTCCACATTCCTCTCATATCCTGCACTTCCTCATCTACCCAATCTCTATCCAGCAAAAACATCACCAAGCCCATCTGAGCTTTTCAGCATTAACACTCATCCCAGAAAGCACTTCTCCATAAGATGCACTGCTTCAAATGCCACACCCCCTGAGCCAGAACTTCAAACCCCAGATCCTACTACAAGAACAGTTAACAGTCCAGAGACATTTCCAATTGAGAAGAGAAGGAGATCAGAGATAATTAGAGAAAGAAGTTCAAGAACTGGTCTTGTTCAATCTGAGCCACCAAACTTTGAAATTGGTTGGAAGAGGACCAAAGAGATTAGTCATGAAAAGCCAATTGGGTATGTCATAGCTGACTTTTTGGAGAAGCTGGAGACTCTGATGGGGAAGGAATTTGGGTCAGCAGAACTGTTGGCAAAGGTGGGGGAAGTTGTTGCTGAAAGGGCAAGAGAGGAGGCAGAGGTTTTGAGAGATGAAGGGAAAGTGGAGGAGAGAATGGTGACAGAGCTGTTTAGAGTGTTGAAGTTGATGGAAATGGACTTGGCCATGGTGAAGGCTGCTGTGAAGGATGAAACATTGAATGAGAGGCTTCAGCAGGCCAAGGCAAGGTGCAGGCAAGCCATACTTGTTGCTTACTCCTTTTGA
- the LOC130748772 gene encoding uncharacterized protein LOC130748772 → MNSQNHEASKNPRLSGRSSTSCPSPSLSCKTCGCGKEVILYRSNSKNNPGKLFWRCPDWKEKGTCGFFEWDKGVAAEDGMQGSSNLNEDINDIMEKRIASLREDVKEIVHRAIIKLCEDMNEKDNKIEMMKMKLETEGLKINVLLFFLGITLAVAVSKFF, encoded by the exons ATGAATTCTCAGAACCACGAAGCATCGAAGAACCCAAGGCTCAGTGGTCGTTCATCCACATCTTGTCCTTCACCCTCACTTTCATGCAAGACCTGTGGCTGTGGGAAAGAGGTAATTCTCTACCGATCCAATTCCAAGAATAACCCAGGAAAGCTATTTTGGAGGTGCCCTGATTGGAAG GAGAAAGGGACTTGTGGTTTTTTCGAATGGGATAAAGGTGTTGCTGCTGAAGATGGTATGCAGGGTTCTTCAAATCTGAATGAAGACATAAATGACATTATGGAAAAAAGGATTGCTAGTTTGAGGGAAGATGTTAAGGAAATAGTGCACAGGGCAATTATTAAGTTATGTGAAGACATGAATGAGAAGGACAACAAAattgagatgatgaagatgaagctggAAACAGAGGGATTGAAGATTAATGTGCTCTTGTTCTTTTTAGGCATTACTTTGGCTGTAGCAGTGTCAAAGTTTTTCTAG
- the LOC130709563 gene encoding pentatricopeptide repeat-containing protein At4g21880, mitochondrial-like isoform X2 — MSWLSNVSQNNILLRRRDHARERKRKFEFEFAQESRFQKLIKICALKLGTEAAIELFGKVGRVPGLKGYNALVEICIDKARGADDEDIAIEEMGKVFQLFKSMTEQGLKLEEQTYRPLLLYVIDMHMVEEFQFFCHVIKEENPSSVTRLGYYELMLWLRVNNEEKIQGIYNYIAENDGQDPSNLRESYLLALCESDRKEKILELLEIIDIKKLSSAESVAKIFQALGRLLLEPVAEKLLLDFKTSNYEADNITNFIASYAVSIPNLLVEDVITKFKDLHQMLEISPSSSSYEKLILHSCALFKVHVALDIVDEMCEAGLALSTEVLHSILQICDETSEYNLVHRVFSTIRHYNLESNDETFRRMIDLFMKMKDFEGAYKMLDDLKGMNMVPTTGMYNAIMAECFRERNISDGVRVFEQMQCADIKPDSQTYSHLISNSETEEDIVKYYEELKHSGMRATKQIFTALINAYASCGQLEKAKQVIVDPLIPMRSLNQIKSVLVSVLASHGQLFEAFLIYDEIKQAGHTLEPKDVMSLIEHIRSDGELDRLLLLLEELKGTDHWNDACCRIILYCIWNEHLSSAIDLCKLLKEKLESDEKFMEVLFDKVFSLIERSDPNHLNTCLNLLSEIRDKIGTLPSQKCYDSLFCAPADAIDSE, encoded by the exons ATGTCATGGTTGTCAAATGTATCTCAGAACAATATATTGTTGCGGCGGAGAGACCATGCTCgtgaaaggaaaagaaaatttgagtttgaatTTGCACAAGAAAGCCGTTTTCAGAAGTTAATTAAAATATGTGCTTTGAAACTAGGAACAGAGGCTGCTATTGAGTTGTTTGGTAAAGTGGGACGAGTACCGGGCTTGAAAGGATACAATGCATTGGTAGAAATATGCATAGACAAGGCTAGGGGAGCTGATGATGAAGACATTGCAATAGAAGAAATGGGCAaggtttttcaactttttaaatCAATGACGGAACAAGGTTTAAAGCTAGAGGAGCAAACATATCGCCCACTTCTTTTGTATGTAATTGACATGCATATGGTTGAAGAGTTTCAATTTTTCTGCCATGTTATCAAAGAAGAGAATCCCAGTTCTGTTACAAGACTGGGTTACTATGAATTGATGCTGTGGTTAAGAGTTAATAATGAAGAAAAGATTCAGGGTATCTATAACTATATTGCAGAGAATGATGGTCAGGACCCTTCTAATTTGCGAG AAAGCTATTTGTTGGCCCTTTGTGAGAGTGACCGGAAGGAGAAGATTTTGGAACTGTTGGAAATCATAGACATAAAAAAGCTTTCATCTGCCGAATCTGTAGCAAAGATATTTCAGGCATTAGGAAGGCTACTATTGGAACCGGTTGCGGAGAAGCTCCTTTTGGACTTCAAAACTAGTA ATTATGAAGCCGATAATATTACAAACTTCATTGCTAGTTATGCTGTTAGCATTCCAAATTTATTG gTTGAGGATGTCATAACAAAATTCAAGGATTTACACCAAATGCTAGAaatttcaccttcttcctcGTCATACGAGAAGCTCATTTTACATAGCTGTGCATTGTTCAAG GTGCATGTCGCTCTCGATATAGTTGATGAAATGTGTGAAGCCGGCTTGGCATTATCAACTGAGGTGTTACACTCCATATTACAAATTTGTGATGAAACATCTGAATATAATTTG GTCCATCGGGTCTTCTCTACCATACGTCACTACAATCTGGAATCAAATGATGAAACGTTCAGACGTATGATAGATTTGTtcatgaagatgaaagat TTTGAAGGTGCATACAAGATGCTTGATGATTTGAAGGGAATGAATATGGTGCCGACAACAGGCATGTACAATGCCATAATGGCAGAATGTTTTCGAGAG AGAAACATTAGTGATGGGGTGAGGGTCTTTGAACAAATGCAATGTGCTGATATAAAACCTGATTCACAGACTTACAGCCATCTGATTTCCAACTCTGAAACTGAAGAAGATATAGTAAAG TATTATGAAGAACTGAAGCATTCTGGAATGAGAGCTACAAAGCAAATTTTCACGGCACTCATAAATGCTTACGCTTCGTGTGGACAGTTGGAGAAAGCAAAACAG GTAATCGTAGACCCATTGATACCAATGAGAAGCTTGAACCAAATCAAGAGTGTTCTTGTCTCAGTTCTTGCATCACATGGGCAATTGTTTGAGGCTTTTCTTATTTACGATGAAATCAAGCAAGCTGGACACACTCTAGAGCCAAAAGATGTTATGAGTCTCATT GAGCACATTCGTTCCGACGGAGAGTTGGATAGGTTGCTACTGCTACTTGAGGAATTGAAAGGTACAGACCATTGGAATGATGCTTGCTGCAGAATCATCTTGTACTGTATTTGGAATGAACATTTAAG TTCTGCTATTGACTTGTGTAAGCTCCTCAAGGAAAAGCTCGAAAGTGATGAAAAATTTATGGAGGTTCTCTTTGATAAG GTATTTTCGCTAATTGAACGGTCAGATCCGAATCATCTGAACACTTGTCTCAATTTGCTTTCAGAAATCAGGGATAAAATTGGCACTTTGCCTTCACAGAAATGTTATGATTCTCTATTTTGTGCTCCTGCTGACGCCATTGATTCTGAATGA
- the LOC130742348 gene encoding protein NDR1-like, whose amino-acid sequence MTAESDNCCSRCLGFITTMGLAALFIWLSLRVDEPKCYIDYIYIPALNKTLNSPFTTNSTLNFTLKLVNPNKDKGIKYDAVRLRFAIFVDHNTTRPIGNATVGGFYQGHEKKARKPGSLNAAAGNLTAKVDGKMYFRVEFDTAVKYKISLWYTKKRDLLWGGANVEIGDSGVKVHRKAIRLGDSQARIESGASKLRGCYRALLPFLVAVLLVLHAPAFT is encoded by the coding sequence ATGACGGCGGAATCCGACAACTGCTGCTCCCGCTGTTTGGGCTTCATAACAACCATGGGCCTCGCCGCCCTATTCATATGGCTGAGCCTCCGAGTCGACGAACCCAAATGCTACATCGACTACATTTACATTCCTGCCCtcaacaaaaccctaaattcccCTTTCACAACAAACTCCACTCTCAACTTCACCCTCAAGCTCGTCAACCCCAACAAGGACAAGGGCATCAAATACGACGCCGTTCGCCTCCGCTTCGCCATCTTCGTCGACCACAACACCACCCGCCCCATCGGCAACGCCACCGTCGGGGGATTCTACCAGGGCCACGAGAAGAAGGCCCGCAAGCCCGGATCCCTCAACGCCGCCGCCGGAAACCTCACGGCGAAGGTCGACGGGAAGATGTACTTCCGCGTGGAGTTTGATACGGCGGTGAAGTACAAGATCTCGCTGTGGTACACGAAGAagagggacttgttgtggggaGGGGCAAATGTGGAAATTGGTGATTCCGGTGTGAAAGTGCACCGTAAAGCCATCAGGCTCGGCGATTCTCAGGCTAGGATCGAGTCCGGCGCATCCAAGCTCCGTGGATGCTATCGTGCGCTTCTGCCATTTTTGGTCGCGGTCTTACTCGTGCTTCACGCTCCTGCGTTCACTTGA